One genomic window of Kaistia geumhonensis includes the following:
- a CDS encoding MliC family protein has translation MSSPRLVRMFSIAGAAIATGLAGPALADATARYTCGDGTALTATFTNDPAAAKLVFADGKTLTLPQVISADGGRYADSTTEFWIRGNGGRLTVSGKETECKTDD, from the coding sequence ATGTCCTCGCCCCGCCTCGTCCGAATGTTCAGTATCGCCGGCGCGGCGATCGCGACCGGGTTGGCGGGGCCTGCGCTGGCCGATGCCACCGCGCGCTACACATGCGGCGACGGCACGGCGCTGACCGCGACGTTCACCAACGACCCCGCCGCGGCAAAGCTGGTCTTTGCCGACGGCAAGACGCTGACGCTGCCGCAGGTGATCTCCGCCGATGGCGGCCGCTACGCCGACAGCACGACGGAATTCTGGATCCGCGGCAATGGCGGGCGCCTCACGGTTTCCGGCAAGGAAACCGAGTGCAAGACCGACGACTGA
- a CDS encoding thioredoxin family protein, translated as MLTRRRLAAIAAALPALALAASFTPAFALTDLPYDAAAVQKAIASGKPVAIHVNASWCLQCRAQSSILGRLAKEGRYPDLAVFTVDYDKQKDVVKALGVPRSTFIVYRGGKEAGRMSWGVTEASVTDVLNKAG; from the coding sequence ATGCTTACACGACGCCGCCTCGCCGCCATCGCGGCCGCGCTTCCGGCCCTTGCCCTCGCCGCGTCCTTCACGCCGGCCTTCGCGCTCACCGACCTGCCCTATGACGCGGCGGCGGTGCAGAAGGCGATCGCCTCCGGCAAGCCGGTCGCCATCCACGTCAACGCGTCCTGGTGCCTGCAGTGCCGGGCGCAGTCGTCGATCCTCGGCCGCCTCGCGAAGGAAGGCCGCTATCCCGACCTCGCCGTATTCACGGTCGACTACGACAAGCAGAAGGACGTGGTGAAGGCGCTCGGCGTCCCGCGCTCGACCTTCATTGTCTATCGCGGCGGCAAGGAGGCCGGCCGCATGTCCTGGGGCGTGACGGAAGCCTCGGTGACCGACGTGCTCAACAAGGCCGGCTGA